In Amycolatopsis methanolica 239, a single genomic region encodes these proteins:
- the soxR gene encoding redox-sensitive transcriptional activator SoxR, which yields MTKLADHLTIGQVAERSGVPHTALRFYEDRGLITSERSAGNQRRYPRSVLRRIAFIRAAQRVGLSLEEIHDALSTLPRDHAPTKADWARLSRGWQDELDARIDALQRLRDRLTGCVGCGCLSLRVCGLYNTDDRMAQYGPGARGLKPAAEGGA from the coding sequence GTGACCAAGCTTGCCGACCACCTGACCATTGGCCAGGTCGCGGAGCGCAGCGGCGTGCCGCACACGGCGTTGCGTTTCTACGAGGACCGGGGCCTGATCACCTCCGAGCGCTCGGCCGGGAACCAGCGCCGGTACCCGCGATCGGTGCTGCGCCGGATCGCGTTCATCCGGGCGGCACAGCGGGTGGGGCTCAGCCTCGAGGAAATCCACGACGCGCTGTCCACCCTGCCACGCGACCACGCGCCGACGAAGGCCGACTGGGCCCGGCTGTCCCGCGGGTGGCAGGACGAACTCGACGCCCGGATCGACGCCCTGCAGCGGCTGCGCGACCGGCTGACGGGTTGCGTCGGGTGCGGGTGCCTGTCGCTGCGCGTGTGCGGGCTCTACAACACCGACGACCGGATGGCGCAGTACGGCCCTGGCGCGCGAGGACTCAAGCCCGCCGCCGAGGGCGGCGCTTAA
- the trpC gene encoding indole-3-glycerol phosphate synthase TrpC produces the protein MTVLEDIVAGVREDLAEREKALPFDELKRLAAQAPPPRDAMSALRDSSIGVIAEVKRRSPSKGALADISDPAALAKDYEAAGARVISVLTEERRFGGSLADLDAVRAAVDIPILRKDFIVTPYQVHEARAHGADLVLLIVAALEQNALMALLDRVESLGMTALVEVHNAEEADRALEAGAKVIGINARNLHTLEVDRDVFGRLAPGLPFDTVKVAESGVRGPGDLMAYAGHGADAVLVGEGLVASGDPKGALMKLVTAGSHPACPRPSR, from the coding sequence GTGACCGTTCTCGAAGACATCGTCGCCGGCGTCCGGGAAGATCTCGCCGAACGGGAGAAGGCGCTCCCGTTCGACGAGCTGAAGCGGCTCGCCGCGCAGGCGCCGCCGCCGCGGGACGCCATGTCCGCGCTGCGTGACTCGTCGATCGGCGTCATCGCCGAGGTCAAGCGCCGGAGTCCGTCCAAGGGCGCGCTGGCCGACATCTCCGACCCCGCCGCGCTGGCCAAGGACTACGAGGCGGCAGGCGCGCGGGTCATCAGCGTCCTCACCGAGGAGCGCCGGTTCGGCGGCTCGCTGGCCGACCTGGACGCCGTCCGCGCCGCGGTCGACATCCCGATCCTCCGCAAGGACTTCATCGTCACCCCCTACCAGGTCCACGAGGCCCGCGCGCACGGCGCCGACCTGGTCCTGCTGATCGTCGCGGCGCTGGAGCAGAACGCCCTCATGGCGCTGCTCGACCGGGTCGAGTCGCTGGGCATGACGGCGCTGGTCGAGGTGCACAACGCCGAGGAGGCCGACCGCGCGCTGGAGGCCGGCGCCAAGGTCATCGGCATCAACGCCCGCAACCTGCACACCCTCGAGGTCGACCGGGACGTCTTCGGCCGTCTCGCGCCGGGCCTGCCGTTCGACACGGTGAAGGTCGCCGAGTCCGGCGTCCGCGGCCCCGGCGACCTGATGGCCTACGCCGGGCACGGTGCCGACGCGGTGTTGGTCGGCGAGGGCCTGGTGGCCTCGGGCGACCCGAAGGGCGCCCTCATGAAGCTGGTCACCGCCGGATCGCACCCCGCATGCCCGAGGCCGAGCCGATGA
- a CDS encoding TetR family transcriptional regulator — MSTAEQPTPGKRRGRRPGGQDTRAALVTAAREVFSESGYEGATVRAIAARAGVDAAMVNHWFGGKEGLFAQAVLQLPFDPVELLSQLLDGPVDELGKRIVRRFLTVWDATEGGAFPALVRSIASHDQAALSLKDFLIRHVLENVVSRVSPDRPELRATLCASQMVGMGMARYVAKFEPFSTTDIETLAAAVGPTLQRYLTGDID, encoded by the coding sequence GTGAGCACCGCGGAACAGCCTACGCCCGGCAAGCGGCGCGGCCGCCGCCCCGGCGGCCAGGACACCCGGGCCGCGCTCGTGACCGCCGCGCGCGAGGTCTTCAGCGAAAGCGGCTACGAGGGCGCGACCGTGCGCGCGATCGCCGCCCGCGCCGGTGTCGACGCGGCCATGGTGAACCACTGGTTCGGCGGCAAGGAGGGCCTGTTCGCGCAGGCCGTGCTGCAGCTGCCGTTCGACCCGGTCGAGCTGCTCTCGCAGCTCCTGGACGGACCGGTGGACGAGCTCGGGAAGCGGATCGTGCGGCGGTTCCTGACGGTGTGGGACGCGACCGAGGGCGGCGCGTTCCCGGCGCTGGTGCGCAGCATCGCCAGCCACGACCAGGCCGCGTTGAGCCTCAAGGACTTCCTGATCCGGCACGTGCTGGAGAACGTGGTCAGCCGGGTGTCACCGGACCGGCCGGAACTCCGCGCGACGCTGTGCGCGTCGCAGATGGTCGGCATGGGGATGGCCCGGTACGTGGCGAAGTTCGAGCCGTTCTCGACCACGGACATCGAAACCCTGGCGGCGGCCGTGGGCCCGACGTTGCAGCGCTACTTGACCGGCGACATCGACTAG
- a CDS encoding DMT family transporter, with protein sequence MFPTVAWVWWGLLCAVAAAVAYGVASVFQAVAARAVDDGGSGVDPRLLVRVLRQWRYVLGLGLDVVGFVAQLVALRVLPLFVVQAALAASLAVTAVAALTLGVRLSGREWGAIALVCAGLALLGVSARSEGSEPVGTAFHVALLVSVALLAVAGWTVGRAPGHVRTPALGLVSGLCFGVVALAGRVLDATGMAAVLTDPAAYALAAAGVLAMLFYASALQRGSVTTATALMVVGETVVPSLIGVVLLGDSTRAGFAPVAVAGFVVAVAAALALARFGEVDSPQRTPVRR encoded by the coding sequence ATGTTCCCTACAGTGGCGTGGGTGTGGTGGGGGTTGCTGTGTGCGGTGGCCGCCGCGGTCGCCTACGGGGTCGCCTCCGTATTCCAGGCCGTCGCGGCCCGCGCGGTGGACGACGGCGGGTCCGGGGTGGACCCGCGGCTGCTCGTGCGCGTGCTGCGGCAGTGGCGGTACGTGCTCGGGCTCGGTCTGGACGTCGTGGGGTTCGTCGCGCAGCTGGTCGCGTTGCGGGTGCTGCCGCTGTTCGTGGTGCAGGCCGCGCTCGCGGCGAGCCTCGCCGTCACCGCCGTGGCGGCCCTCACGCTCGGCGTGCGGCTGTCCGGCCGGGAATGGGGCGCGATCGCGCTGGTGTGCGCCGGACTGGCGCTGCTCGGCGTGTCCGCGCGGAGCGAGGGTTCCGAGCCGGTGGGCACGGCGTTCCACGTCGCCCTGCTCGTGTCCGTCGCGCTGCTGGCGGTCGCGGGCTGGACCGTCGGGCGTGCTCCCGGGCACGTCCGCACGCCGGCACTTGGGCTGGTGTCCGGGTTGTGCTTCGGCGTGGTCGCGCTGGCCGGGCGGGTGCTGGACGCGACGGGCATGGCCGCGGTGCTGACCGATCCCGCCGCGTACGCCCTCGCCGCGGCCGGGGTGCTCGCGATGCTGTTCTACGCCTCGGCCCTGCAGCGCGGCAGCGTCACGACAGCCACCGCGCTGATGGTGGTCGGCGAGACCGTGGTCCCGTCGCTGATCGGCGTGGTCCTGCTGGGCGATTCGACGCGGGCCGGGTTCGCGCCGGTGGCCGTGGCCGGGTTCGTGGTCGCGGTGGCGGCGGCGCTGGCGCTGGCCCGGTTCGGCGAGGTCGACAGTCCACAGCGGACACCGGTGCGGCGCTGA
- a CDS encoding DUF2695 domain-containing protein translates to MTNAGLLDLWTEPQERECLGCYVSRLLADFGCDGTLRWTRCWRALRAPGVAALDRLFRRRDVKCDCGVPAALGAAAWTGMPPPCAGVRRGSTRPCSVWGRPPDTPGGARGSPA, encoded by the coding sequence ATGACGAACGCCGGCCTGCTCGACCTGTGGACCGAGCCGCAGGAACGGGAATGCCTCGGCTGCTACGTGAGCCGTTTGCTGGCCGATTTCGGCTGCGACGGCACGCTGCGGTGGACGCGGTGCTGGCGCGCCCTGCGCGCCCCAGGTGTTGCGGCGCTCGACCGGTTGTTCCGAAGACGCGACGTGAAGTGCGACTGCGGCGTGCCGGCCGCGCTCGGCGCCGCGGCATGGACCGGCATGCCCCCGCCATGCGCAGGAGTCCGCCGCGGCTCGACAAGGCCCTGCTCGGTGTGGGGCAGGCCGCCCGATACTCCAGGGGGCGCCCGTGGCTCGCCGGCTTGA
- the hisH gene encoding imidazole glycerol phosphate synthase subunit HisH, whose translation MARVVILDYGSGNLRSAERAVRRVGAEVEVTADPHAALEADGLVVPGVGAYAACMAGLLSVGGEKIIGSRLAGGRPVLGICVGMQILFERGVEHGLETEGTGEWPGTVDRLHADVVPHMGWNTVRAPEDSQLFAGLDPDARFYFVHSYAARSWQLDSGLPGQQPKVTWAHHGEDFVAAAENGPLWATQFHPEKSGDAGAHLLENWLRTL comes from the coding sequence GTGGCTCGCGTCGTGATTCTGGACTACGGATCGGGGAACCTGCGCTCCGCCGAGCGCGCCGTGCGGCGCGTCGGCGCCGAGGTCGAGGTGACAGCCGACCCGCATGCGGCGCTGGAAGCCGACGGCCTCGTCGTCCCCGGTGTGGGCGCCTACGCGGCCTGCATGGCGGGCCTGCTGTCCGTGGGCGGGGAGAAGATCATCGGCAGCCGTCTCGCCGGCGGGCGTCCCGTCCTGGGCATCTGCGTCGGCATGCAGATCCTGTTCGAGCGGGGCGTCGAGCACGGCCTGGAGACCGAGGGCACCGGCGAGTGGCCCGGCACGGTCGACCGCCTGCACGCCGACGTCGTCCCCCACATGGGTTGGAACACCGTCCGCGCGCCCGAGGACTCGCAGCTGTTCGCCGGCCTCGACCCCGACGCCCGGTTCTACTTCGTGCACTCCTACGCCGCCCGCAGCTGGCAGCTCGACTCCGGCCTGCCCGGCCAACAGCCCAAGGTGACGTGGGCGCACCACGGCGAGGATTTCGTCGCGGCCGCGGAGAACGGCCCGCTGTGGGCGACCCAGTTCCACCCGGAGAAGTCCGGCGACGCGGGCGCCCACCTGCTGGAGAACTGGCTGCGCACCCTCTGA
- a CDS encoding PPOX class F420-dependent oxidoreductase codes for MSDFERIAAEKYLLLTTFRKNGTPVPTPVWAAGHDGEIAVWSDRTAGKVKRIRNNPEVTLQGCDFRGRETHGPVVTGKARLLDEAATERVRSAIARKYGVVGQVTMFFSRLRGRQKTIGLAIKLGG; via the coding sequence ATGTCGGATTTCGAGCGCATCGCCGCCGAGAAGTACCTCCTGCTGACGACGTTCCGCAAGAACGGCACGCCCGTGCCGACGCCGGTGTGGGCCGCCGGCCACGACGGCGAGATCGCCGTGTGGAGCGACCGGACGGCGGGCAAGGTCAAGCGGATCCGCAACAACCCCGAGGTCACACTGCAGGGCTGCGACTTCCGCGGCCGCGAGACCCACGGGCCGGTGGTGACCGGGAAGGCCCGGCTCCTGGACGAGGCGGCGACCGAGCGGGTGCGCTCGGCGATCGCGCGCAAGTACGGGGTGGTCGGTCAGGTGACGATGTTCTTCAGCAGGCTGCGGGGCCGTCAGAAGACGATCGGCCTGGCGATCAAACTCGGGGGCTGA
- a CDS encoding Trp biosynthesis-associated membrane protein, producing MTSPASSKRPLWIVAAALLLAAAALWGSSRLVWAAELRDAGVRGMVLDKHTGEQESDALVPLAVLALAGVAGLIAAGGWLRRVLGVLVALAGIAAGWIAIDGWRFGGFPEGAPTAQIFAGRGLALLAGILMLAAGLFAIKGAGRMAKLGARYEAPAGRKKAAKDPDAELWEALSEGEDPTTDR from the coding sequence ATGACGTCGCCCGCGTCCAGTAAGCGTCCACTGTGGATCGTCGCGGCCGCGCTCCTGCTGGCCGCGGCCGCGCTGTGGGGTTCCTCGCGGCTGGTCTGGGCCGCCGAGCTGCGCGACGCGGGCGTGCGCGGGATGGTGCTGGACAAGCACACCGGCGAGCAGGAGTCCGACGCGCTGGTGCCGCTGGCCGTGCTCGCGCTGGCCGGGGTCGCCGGGCTGATCGCCGCGGGCGGCTGGCTGCGGCGCGTGCTGGGCGTGCTGGTCGCGCTGGCCGGCATCGCCGCGGGCTGGATCGCGATCGACGGCTGGCGCTTCGGCGGCTTCCCGGAGGGTGCGCCCACCGCGCAGATCTTCGCCGGGCGCGGACTGGCCCTGCTGGCGGGAATTCTGATGCTCGCCGCGGGGTTGTTCGCCATCAAGGGCGCCGGTCGCATGGCGAAGCTGGGCGCGCGCTACGAGGCCCCGGCCGGCCGGAAGAAGGCCGCGAAGGATCCGGACGCGGAGTTGTGGGAGGCGCTGTCGGAGGGCGAGGACCCGACTACTGATCGGTAG
- a CDS encoding RNA 2'-phosphotransferase — protein sequence MDERTIIRVSKWLSRHLRHEPGEIGLSLGPGGWVPVTELLAALARHGLPLSRARLDEVVAGNDKRRFAFDETGTLIRASQGHSVDVDLGLPDADPPATLFHGTAERFLPAILREGLRPRSRHDVHLSRDTETAVRVGSRHGKPVVLAVDAAAMTRDGHRFQVSENGVRLTRVVPSQYLSRH from the coding sequence ATGGACGAAAGAACGATCATCCGGGTGTCCAAATGGCTGTCCCGGCACCTCCGGCACGAGCCCGGCGAAATCGGGCTCTCCCTCGGCCCCGGCGGCTGGGTCCCGGTCACCGAACTCCTCGCCGCGCTCGCCCGCCACGGGCTTCCGCTCTCCCGCGCGCGACTCGACGAAGTCGTGGCAGGCAACGACAAACGCCGCTTCGCCTTCGACGAGACCGGGACACTCATCCGGGCCAGCCAAGGGCACAGCGTGGACGTCGACCTCGGCCTGCCGGACGCCGACCCGCCGGCCACGCTCTTCCACGGCACCGCGGAACGGTTCCTGCCCGCCATCCTCCGCGAGGGCCTGCGCCCGCGCTCCCGCCACGACGTGCACCTTTCGCGTGACACCGAGACCGCCGTCCGCGTCGGCTCGCGGCACGGCAAACCCGTCGTGCTGGCCGTCGACGCCGCCGCGATGACCCGCGACGGCCACCGTTTCCAGGTGAGCGAGAACGGCGTCCGGCTCACCCGTGTGGTGCCTTCGCAGTACCTGAGCCGTCACTGA
- a CDS encoding anthranilate synthase component I: protein MVSANPTDGGLGSVSPARDEFRALAEGRRVIPVVRRLLADGETPVGVYRKLAADRPGTFLFESAENGQSWSRWSFIGVRSPAALTVRDGEAVWEGTPPVGLPTEGDPLTVLRETVAALHTEPLPGMPPLTGGMVGYLGYDAVRWLEKLPELAEKDLDIPELTMLLATDLAAVDHHEGTVTLIANAVNWDDSPERVDAAYDDAVRRLEEMTERLGAAAPATAAVFDRPAPQFERRRTQADYFAAVEKAVEAIKAGEAFQVVPSQRFEIPTQADALDIYRVLRTSNPSPYMYLLRLDGFDIVGSSPESLVTVRDGRATTHPIAGTRWRGADPEEDAQLAKDLLADEKERAEHLMLVDLGRNDLGKVCKPGTVRVVDFFAIERYSHVMHIVSTVTGELAEDKTAFDAVAACFPAGTLSGAPKVRAMELIEELEPTRRGLYGGVVGYLDFAGDADTAIAIRTALIRDGIAYVQAGGGVVADSVPEYEDNECLNKARTVLSAVAAAQTMAPPRKLDPADDVARVQ, encoded by the coding sequence ATGGTCAGTGCGAATCCCACCGACGGCGGCCTCGGTTCGGTGAGCCCCGCGCGCGACGAGTTCCGTGCCCTCGCCGAGGGCCGTCGCGTGATCCCGGTGGTCCGGCGGTTGCTCGCCGACGGCGAAACGCCCGTCGGGGTCTACCGCAAGCTCGCGGCCGACCGCCCGGGCACGTTCCTGTTCGAGTCGGCCGAGAACGGGCAGTCGTGGTCCCGCTGGTCCTTCATCGGGGTCCGCAGCCCCGCCGCGCTGACCGTGCGGGACGGCGAGGCCGTGTGGGAGGGCACTCCGCCGGTGGGCCTGCCGACCGAGGGCGACCCGCTGACCGTGCTGCGGGAGACGGTCGCCGCGCTGCACACCGAGCCGCTGCCCGGCATGCCGCCGCTGACCGGCGGGATGGTCGGCTACCTCGGGTACGACGCGGTGCGCTGGCTGGAGAAGCTGCCGGAGCTGGCGGAGAAGGACCTCGACATCCCCGAGCTGACCATGCTGCTGGCGACCGACCTGGCCGCCGTGGACCACCACGAGGGCACGGTCACGCTCATCGCGAACGCCGTCAACTGGGACGACAGCCCGGAGCGGGTCGACGCGGCCTACGACGACGCCGTCCGCCGCCTCGAGGAGATGACCGAGCGGCTCGGTGCGGCGGCCCCCGCGACCGCCGCCGTCTTCGACCGCCCCGCGCCGCAGTTCGAGCGCAGGCGCACGCAGGCCGACTACTTCGCCGCGGTGGAAAAGGCCGTCGAGGCGATCAAGGCCGGCGAAGCGTTCCAGGTCGTGCCCTCGCAACGGTTCGAGATCCCCACTCAGGCCGACGCGCTCGACATCTACCGCGTGCTCCGCACCTCCAACCCGAGCCCATACATGTACCTGCTGCGGCTGGACGGGTTCGACATCGTCGGCTCGAGCCCCGAGTCGCTGGTCACCGTGCGGGACGGTCGCGCCACCACGCACCCGATCGCGGGCACCCGCTGGCGCGGCGCGGATCCGGAGGAGGACGCGCAGCTGGCCAAGGACCTCCTGGCCGACGAGAAGGAGCGCGCCGAGCACCTGATGCTGGTCGACCTCGGCCGCAACGACCTGGGAAAGGTCTGCAAGCCCGGTACCGTCCGGGTGGTCGACTTCTTCGCGATCGAGCGCTACAGCCACGTCATGCACATCGTGTCCACCGTCACCGGGGAGCTGGCCGAGGACAAGACCGCGTTCGACGCGGTGGCAGCGTGCTTCCCGGCCGGCACGCTGTCCGGCGCCCCGAAGGTGCGCGCGATGGAGCTGATCGAAGAGCTGGAGCCGACCCGCCGCGGTCTCTACGGCGGCGTAGTCGGCTACCTCGACTTCGCGGGCGACGCCGACACGGCCATCGCGATCCGCACCGCCCTGATCCGGGACGGGATCGCGTACGTGCAGGCGGGCGGCGGCGTGGTGGCCGACTCGGTGCCCGAGTACGAGGACAACGAATGCCTGAACAAGGCCCGCACGGTGCTCTCCGCGGTCGCCGCCGCGCAGACCATGGCGCCGCCGCGGAAGCTGGACCCGGCCGATGACGTCGCCCGCGTCCAGTAA
- the hisI gene encoding phosphoribosyl-AMP cyclohydrolase produces the protein MSLAPELAQRLKRTADGLVCAVVVDHATSDVLMVAWMNDEALERTLTTRRGTYFSRSRQELWVKGETSGHVQHVREVRLDCDADTLLVRVDQTGPACHTGTRTCFDGADRLLLADDA, from the coding sequence GTGAGCCTGGCACCCGAGCTGGCCCAGCGGCTCAAGCGCACCGCCGACGGCCTGGTGTGCGCCGTCGTGGTCGACCACGCGACCTCCGACGTGCTGATGGTGGCCTGGATGAACGACGAGGCGCTGGAGCGCACGCTGACCACGCGCCGCGGCACGTACTTTTCGCGCAGCCGCCAGGAGCTGTGGGTCAAGGGCGAGACGTCCGGGCACGTGCAGCACGTGCGCGAGGTCCGCCTCGACTGCGACGCGGACACGCTGCTGGTGCGGGTCGACCAGACCGGCCCCGCCTGCCACACCGGCACCCGCACGTGCTTCGACGGTGCGGACCGCCTGCTGCTGGCCGACGACGCCTAG
- a CDS encoding GNAT family N-acetyltransferase, producing MRIRPADVTDAVAVFTLLDQSAGGQPRRAAFDHNYEQLIAAMTYDDTDFLVADHDGDVVGYVLAARVLSLHAGGPVSHLLELVVAQAHRGQGIGGMLVDAVVRRARRAGAVEVHVIARRIPGYFERLGFAETATCLTLPLS from the coding sequence GTGCGGATCAGGCCAGCCGATGTCACCGACGCCGTAGCCGTCTTCACCCTGCTGGACCAGTCCGCCGGCGGACAACCGCGGCGGGCGGCGTTCGACCACAACTACGAGCAGCTCATCGCGGCGATGACCTACGACGACACCGACTTCCTGGTGGCCGACCACGACGGCGACGTCGTCGGTTACGTGCTGGCCGCCCGGGTCCTGTCGCTGCACGCCGGCGGCCCGGTCAGCCACCTGCTGGAACTCGTGGTCGCGCAGGCGCACCGCGGGCAGGGGATCGGCGGGATGCTCGTCGACGCGGTCGTCCGGCGGGCGCGGCGCGCCGGGGCCGTCGAAGTGCACGTCATCGCCAGGCGCATCCCCGGCTACTTCGAGCGGCTGGGCTTCGCCGAGACCGCGACCTGCCTGACGCTGCCGCTCTCCTGA
- the priA gene encoding bifunctional 1-(5-phosphoribosyl)-5-((5-phosphoribosylamino)methylideneamino)imidazole-4-carboxamide isomerase/phosphoribosylanthranilate isomerase PriA, which produces MTFTLLPAVDVADGQAVRLVQGEAGTETSYGSPLDAALAWQRDGAEWIHLVDLDAAFGKGDNKELIARVVGELDVQVELSGGIRDDASLEAALATGARRVNLGTAVLEDPEWTAKVVATYGDRVAIGLDVRITEDGHRLKGRGWTSDGGDLWEVLERLDRDGASRYVVTDVSKDGTLKGPNLDLLAEVAARTDAPVIASGGVSSLDDLRALAGLAADGVEGAIIGKALYAGAFTLPQALEAVSPRV; this is translated from the coding sequence GTGACGTTCACCCTCCTTCCCGCCGTCGATGTGGCCGATGGCCAGGCCGTGCGTCTCGTCCAGGGCGAGGCGGGCACGGAAACCTCCTACGGCAGCCCGCTCGACGCGGCGCTCGCCTGGCAGCGGGACGGCGCGGAGTGGATCCACCTCGTCGACCTCGACGCCGCGTTCGGCAAGGGCGACAACAAGGAACTGATCGCCCGCGTGGTCGGTGAGCTGGACGTGCAGGTCGAGCTGTCCGGCGGCATCCGCGACGACGCGTCGCTGGAGGCCGCGCTCGCCACCGGGGCGCGCCGGGTGAACCTGGGCACCGCGGTGCTCGAAGATCCGGAGTGGACCGCGAAGGTCGTCGCCACCTACGGCGACCGCGTCGCGATCGGCCTCGACGTGCGCATCACCGAGGACGGCCACCGGCTCAAGGGCCGCGGCTGGACCAGCGACGGCGGCGACCTGTGGGAGGTCCTGGAGCGCCTGGACCGGGACGGCGCCTCGCGCTACGTGGTCACCGACGTCAGCAAGGACGGCACGCTCAAGGGCCCGAACCTGGACCTGCTCGCGGAGGTCGCCGCTCGCACCGACGCGCCGGTGATCGCCTCCGGTGGGGTGTCCAGTTTGGACGACCTGCGTGCGCTGGCCGGTCTCGCCGCCGACGGCGTCGAGGGCGCCATCATCGGCAAGGCCCTCTACGCGGGCGCGTTCACGCTGCCGCAGGCCCTGGAAGCGGTCAGCCCCCGAGTTTGA
- a CDS encoding transketolase, with product MENTTRGLGYADLPALIDAMRGDEKHSGAAESTVDVLWVLYDRVLNVSPEAPDEPARDRFLLSKGHGPMAYYAVLAAKRFLDPAELAGWAGSESRLGYHPDRTLVPGVEISSGSLGHGLAIGVGTVFGLRAQGLTEPKVVVLTGDAELDEGSNHEAIALAGRASMAQLTAVVVDNQSATHGWPGGIAERFAVEGWATRTVDGRDHDALYAAFTTPHPDRPLCVVAVVEPKGS from the coding sequence ATGGAGAACACGACCAGGGGGTTGGGCTACGCCGACCTGCCGGCGCTGATCGACGCCATGCGCGGCGACGAGAAGCATTCCGGCGCGGCGGAGTCCACAGTAGATGTGCTGTGGGTGCTGTACGACCGGGTGCTGAACGTGTCGCCCGAGGCGCCGGACGAGCCGGCCCGCGACCGGTTCCTGTTGTCGAAGGGCCACGGGCCGATGGCCTACTACGCGGTTCTGGCGGCCAAGAGGTTCCTCGACCCCGCGGAGCTGGCCGGGTGGGCGGGCAGCGAGTCACGGCTGGGCTACCACCCGGACCGGACGCTCGTGCCCGGCGTGGAGATCTCCAGCGGGTCGCTGGGGCACGGGCTCGCGATCGGCGTCGGCACGGTGTTCGGGCTGCGCGCGCAGGGACTGACGGAACCGAAGGTGGTGGTGCTGACTGGGGACGCCGAGCTCGACGAGGGCTCCAACCACGAGGCGATCGCGCTCGCCGGACGGGCGTCGATGGCCCAGCTGACCGCGGTGGTGGTCGACAACCAGTCGGCGACGCACGGCTGGCCGGGTGGCATCGCGGAGCGCTTCGCCGTCGAGGGCTGGGCCACGCGCACGGTGGACGGCCGCGACCACGACGCGTTGTACGCCGCGTTCACCACGCCGCACCCGGACCGCCCGCTGTGCGTGGTCGCCGTCGTCGAACCGAAGGGGAGCTGA
- the hisF gene encoding imidazole glycerol phosphate synthase subunit HisF, producing the protein MGVAVRVIPCLDVDAGRVVKGVNFADLRDAGDPVELARAYDAEGADELTFLDVTASSGNRETTFDVVRRTAEQVFIPLTVGGGVRACDDVDRLLRAGADKVSINTAAIARPELLREASRRFGAQCIVLSVDARRVPEGSEPTSSGFEVTTHGGRRGTGIDAVEWAQRGEELGVGEILLNSMDADGTKAGFDLELIEKTRKVVTVPVIASGGAGAVEHFLPAVRAGADAVLAASVFHFGQLKIGAVKDALREGGVEVR; encoded by the coding sequence ATGGGTGTAGCGGTCAGGGTGATCCCGTGTCTGGACGTCGACGCGGGCCGGGTGGTGAAGGGCGTCAACTTCGCCGACCTCAGGGACGCCGGCGATCCGGTCGAGCTGGCGCGGGCCTACGACGCGGAGGGCGCCGACGAGCTGACCTTCCTCGACGTGACCGCATCCTCGGGCAACCGCGAGACCACCTTCGATGTGGTCCGGCGCACGGCCGAGCAGGTGTTCATACCGCTGACCGTCGGCGGCGGCGTGCGCGCCTGCGACGACGTCGACCGCCTGCTGCGCGCTGGCGCGGACAAGGTGAGCATCAACACGGCGGCGATCGCCCGCCCCGAGCTGCTGCGCGAGGCCTCCCGCCGCTTCGGCGCCCAGTGCATCGTGCTGTCGGTCGACGCGCGGCGCGTGCCGGAGGGGTCGGAGCCGACGTCGTCCGGGTTCGAGGTGACCACCCACGGCGGCCGTCGCGGCACCGGCATCGACGCGGTCGAGTGGGCCCAGCGCGGCGAGGAGCTGGGCGTCGGCGAGATCCTGCTCAACTCGATGGACGCCGACGGCACGAAGGCCGGTTTCGACCTGGAACTGATCGAGAAGACCCGCAAGGTCGTCACCGTGCCGGTGATCGCCAGCGGGGGAGCGGGCGCGGTCGAGCACTTCCTGCCCGCGGTACGGGCCGGGGCGGACGCCGTGCTCGCCGCCAGCGTGTTCCACTTCGGACAGTTGAAGATCGGCGCGGTCAAGGACGCCCTGCGCGAGGGCGGGGTCGAGGTCCGGTGA